The proteins below are encoded in one region of Megalops cyprinoides isolate fMegCyp1 chromosome 14, fMegCyp1.pri, whole genome shotgun sequence:
- the LOC118789170 gene encoding methyl-CpG-binding domain protein 5-like, whose product MNGGKDCEGGEREGHPPPAQVPIGWQRRVDHTGVAYISPSGSVLSCLEQVKSYLLTDGTCKCGLECPLILPKVFNFDPGAAVKQRTAEDVKADEDVTKLCIHKRKIIAVATLNRSMESPHPSLVLTSPGGGTSAAPVVSTCSATPRAIRNTSHEVPPNSLAPDCKNPFRMMMAGQRHFQLEQEIYGSHSRSRLGSGDQGHRSPYRTPHAGMLSPTSYGDGSASPRTDRLGSPDMFGRCVPGGFHSTGSPSPLHGNSRTALSSPPGLPFQGSPVSQSSCALAGRTSVPLSPTVTAKSPIMKKACSGFPPSIELRGIPHHPPPHPRPSCALQKQHVTSEKDPLGILDPIPSKPSGQSPVTGLNPSFQPGVHSQVPAMNVTMPPAIVPLPSNLPLPTVKPGHVGHANHAGHAQRAQHVASASVSPSPVTSPVHAMGPAVSRVEASPQRSRSSSTSSDHGSFAMPPGPQAPCGGVKAPPRSPRPSMPPSPSSKPDALLQYKDVPGQLLSGISSTMNSSQPGAMLPPQKNHPGLLGMPLNHILNQHNSASFPASNLLSAAAKAQLANQSKLTGSSNNGGSVGGGGASNNNGNLPSAGCGGHAEGHGTLNSVFTPNPSMPLGMSEGQSGRAALRDKLMAQQRDQLRKRKQPDGDGVFSMLKSQVGGARPPGPAEQLRKAHVRPGGLPPNTSMAQLLQSMSYQSSQSSGNSASGCLGAAQTGRASGQLRFGDGARHPQQPLQVPQGLPGRGQGQRPHGMDGGMAHGAGHEQFSPMDQMQASSALGHSRQVTLRNCSLGHIDPRSQQLSHHHQHQHHHPHHPAQGHPHALGQVAAATMAPSTNGGSCTQAVSETGNALSCGLNNRQRGDFQSLNPNSQMFPQQEPQGVLARQGVLARQGVPGFQAPQPFPHNSSPSPMACLFQNFQASVPESVLAPSTQMYSQSRMTSLPDTSGGMPLPQFQDGLREPQPQSMGPAKAGNEGESVDAIYRAVVDAASKGVQVVITTTVSSPTQSRPVPTLSAMSAFTASVGGPGNLPHTVSTVVRGRRDPPFQEAEPRSQPCQQQAQAGCPRKSSVQGKSAPDGGEAQDYFRFPGTPRRQWDGEALPGTDGHHALWRGEEFLECSAHVRSSPRTENFNSPPPSLPRPAEPPHTPLAPGDKTFPDDSYRFNNCQRTAVSVKERLEQTAERCAHMNGGPLPMGRVYRDVLGPPRHDPASEDQSPSSSSTSLEGSLAKDYVHYNGHYNGCVPSPSDTKSLSSEEDLRHPDSPSSNDFLHIRPRTFHMGELVWGQIKGFPPWHGKLVGEEQVHNPGMHNSEQGKVDPGKLRTLTEDLEALNRAAKRNRKGGKLNNHLEAAIHVTMSELDKMSGSVHQMPPRDRQVKPPKPKRRKISR is encoded by the exons GTGCAGCGCCAGTGGTCTCTACATGTTCAGCGACCCCGCGAGCAATAAGGAACACATCACATGAGGTTCCACCCAATTCTTTGGCCCCCGACTGCAAGAACCCCTTCCGGATGATGATGGCGGGACAGCGGCACTtccagctggagcaggagataTACGGAAGCCATTCCCGATCGCGGCTTGGCAGCGGCGATCAGGGGCACAGGTCCCCGTACCGCACCCCGCACGCCGGGATGCTGAGCCCCACCTCCTACGGGGACGGCTCGGCGTCCCCCAGGACAGACCGTCTGGGGAGCCCGGACATGTTCGGCCGGTGCGTGCCCGGAGGTTTCCACAGCACCGGCAGCCCCAGCCCTCTCCACGGCAACAGCAGGACGGCGCTGTCCTCCCCGCCGGGCCTCCCGTTCCAGGGCTCGCCCGTTAGCCAGTCGTCCTGCGCCCTGGCAGGAAGGACTAGCGTGCCCCTGTCTCCCACCGTCACCGCCAAAAGCCCCATCATGAAGAAAGCCTGCAGCGGTTTCCCCCCTAGCATTGAGCTGCGAGGCATCCCCCACCACCCGCCCCCGCACCCGCGCCCCTCCTGCGCCCTCCAGAAGCAGCACGTGACCTCCGAGAAGGACCCGCTGGGCATCCTGGACCCCATCCCCAGCAAGCCCTCTGGTCAGAGCCCCGTCACCGGCCTGAACCCCAGCTTCCAGCCCGGCGTCCACTCTCAGGTACCAGCCATGAATGTAACCATGCCGCCGGCCATCGTGCCCCTGCCCAGCAACCTGCCCCTGCCCACGGTAAAGCCCGGGCACGTCGGCCACGCCAACCACGCCGGCCACGCGCAGAGGGCCCAGCACGTGGCCTCCGCCTCGGTCTCGCCCTCGCCCGTCACCTCCCCGGTGCATGCGATGGGGCCGGCGGTCAGCAGAGTAGAAGCGTCACCTCAGAGGTCGCgctcctcttccacctcctccgACCACGGGAGCTTCGCCATGCCCCCCGGGCCACAAGCCCCCTGTGGGGGCGTGAAGGCGCCCCCCAGGTCCCCTCGGCCCTCCAtgccccccagcccctccaGCAAGCCTGACGCCCTGCTCCAGTACAAAGACGTCCCCGGCCAGCTGCTGTCGGGGATAAGCAGTACAATGAACAGCAGTCAGCCCGGCGCCATGCTTCCTCCCCAGAAGAACCACCCGGGGCTGCTGGGAATGCCCCTCAACCACATCCTGAATCAGCATAACTCCGCCTCCTTCCCAGCCAGCAACCTCCTGTCTGCAGCAGCCAAAGCccagctggccaatcagagcaaACTGACCGGCAGCAGTAACAATGGAGGGAGTGTCGGAGGCGGAGGTGCTAGTAATAACAATGGTAACCTCCCCTCTGCTGGCTGCGGAGGACACGCGGAAGGGCACGGCACTTTAAACTCTGTGTTCACTCcaaatcccagcatgcctctgggCATGAGCGAGGGGCAGAGCGGGCGGGCGGCGCTGCGGGACAAGCTGATGGCCCAGCAGAGGGACCAGCTGCGCAAACGCAAGCAGCCCGACGGCGACGGCGTCTTCAGCATGCTGAAGTCgcaggtgggcggggccaggcCGCCGGGACCCGCGGAGCAGCTGAGGAAGGCGCACGTGCGGCCAGGCGGGCTCCCGCCCAACACCTCCATGGCCCAGCTGCTCCAGTCCATGAGCTACCAGAGCTCTCAGTCCTCTGGGAACAGCGCTTCCGGCTGTCTGGGGGCTGCGCAGACCGGGAGGGCCTCTGGCCAGCTGCGCTTCGGGGACGGGGCCAGGCacccccagcagcccctgcaggTGCCGCAGGGGCTTCCCGGCAGGGGGCAGGGCCAGCGTCCCCACGGCATGGATGGAGGGATGGCGCACGGGGCGGGCCACGAGCAGTTCAGCCCCATGGACCAGATGCAGGCCAGCTCTGCGCTGGGGCACAGCAGGCAGGTGACCCTCAGAAACTGCTCGCTGGGTCACATCGACCCCCGCTCACAACAGCtatcccaccaccaccaacaccaacaccaccacccccaccacccagcGCAGGGGCACCCTCACGCCCTGGGGCAGGTCGCCGCGGCCACCATGGCCCCCAGCACTAACGGAGGCAGCTGCACGCAGGCCGTCTCTGAAACGG GTAATGCTCTTAGCTGCGGTCTGAACAACCGTCAGCGGGGCGACTTCCAGTCTCTCAACCCCAACAGCCAGATGTTCCCGCAGCAGGAGCCCCAGGGTGTGCTCGCCCGGCAGGGTGTGCTCGCCCGGCAGGGTGTCCCGGGGTTCCAGGCCCCGCAGCCTTTCCCCCACAACTCCTCGCCTAGCCCCATGGCCTGCCTCTTTCAGAACTTCCAG gcaAGTGTGCCCGAGAGTGTCTTAGCCCCCAGTACGCAGATGTACAGCCAGTCCAggatgacatcacttcctgacACCTCGGGAGGGATGCCCCTGCCGCAGTTCCAGGACGGCCTGCGTGAGCCGCAGCCTCAGAGCATGGGCCCAGCTAAGGCGGGGAACGAGGGCGAATCGGTGGACGCCATCTACAGGGCGGTGGTGGATGCGGCAAGTAAGGGAGTGCAGGTGGTCATCACCACCACGGTCAGCAGCCCGACGCAGAGCAGGCCCGTCCCGACACTGAGCGCCATGAGTGCCTTCACCGCCTCCGTGGGGGGCCCCGGCAACCTGCCCCACACCGTCAGCACCGTCGTCCGCGGCCGACGGGACCCCCCCTTCCAGGAGGCGGAACCCCGGTCGCAGCCCTGCCAGCAGCAAGCCCAGGCTGGCTGCCCCCGCAAGAGCTCGGTCCAGGGCAAGAGCGCCCCCGATGGCGGGGAGGCTCAGGACTATTTCAGGTTCCCGGGTACCCCGCGGAGGCAGTGGGACGGAGAGGCGCTGCCGGGGACGGATGGCCACCACGCTTTGTGGCGGGGGGAGGAGTTCCTGGAGTGCTCCGCCCACGTCCGGAGCAGCCCTCGCACGGAGAACTTCAACAGCCCGCCTCCGTCGCTGCCCCGCCCGGCCGAGCCTCCACACACGCCGCTGGCGCCCGGCGACAAGACCTTCCCCGACGACAGCTACCGCTTCAACAACTGCCAGAGGACGGCGGTCAGCGTGAAGGAGCGGCTGGAGCAGACAGCGGAGCGCTGCGCCCACATGAACGGCGGCCCCCTGCCGATGGGCAGGGTGTACAGGGACGTGCTGGGCCCGCCCAGGCACGACCCCGCCTCCGAGGACCAGTCCCCCAGCTCGTCCTCCACCAGCCTGGAGGGATCCCTGGCTAAGGACTACGTGCACTACAACGGCCACTACAACGGCTGTGTGCCCAGCCCCTCCGACACCAAGAGCCTGAGCAGCGAGGAGGACCTGCGCCACCCGGACTCGCCCTCCTCCAATGACTTTCTGCACATCCGCCCCAGGACGTTTCACATGGGCGAGCTGGTCTGGGGTCAGATCAAGGGCTTCCCCCCGTGGCACGGCAAGCTGGTGGGCGAGGAGCAGGTGCACAACCCCGGGATGCACAATAGCGAGCAGGGCAAG GTGGACCCAGGGAAGCTGAGGACGCTAACAGAAGACCTGGAGGCGCTCAACAGGGCTGCCAAGAGGAACAGAAA aGGTGGGAAACTGAATAATCATTTAGAAGCTGCTATACACGTGACCATGAGCGAGCTAGACAAAATGTCAGGAAGT GTTCACCAAATGCCAccaagagacagacaggtgaagCCCCCGAAACCCAAGAGGAGGAAGATCTCCAGATAA